A single region of the Pseudomonas granadensis genome encodes:
- a CDS encoding PA0069 family radical SAM protein, with the protein MITPPPRGRGTATNPHNRFSPNRSVAEDDGWYQEVPETQNTEVLIETAKTIITRNASPDLPFDRSINPYRGCEHGCIYCYARPSHAYWDMSPGLDFETRLIAKTNAAQVLEEQLSKKGYECAPINLGSNTDPYQPIEREYKITRRTLEVLLRYRHPVTIVTKGSLILRDLDLLTELAQQRLVKVMISLTTLDDELKRILEPRAAAPKARLRAIRVMREAGIPVGVLCSPMIPMINDSEIESLLSEAHAAGAQSAAYMMLRLPLEVAPLFEEWLAAHYPQRADHVLSLIRQSRGGELYDSRFGARMRGEGIFAELLAQRFAKAIKRLGLNHREGYDLDCTAFCPPGRQMSLI; encoded by the coding sequence ATGATCACTCCACCGCCTCGCGGTCGCGGCACCGCAACCAACCCGCACAACCGCTTCTCGCCTAACCGTTCGGTGGCCGAGGATGACGGCTGGTATCAGGAAGTGCCTGAAACGCAGAACACCGAGGTGCTGATCGAAACCGCAAAAACCATCATCACCCGCAACGCTTCACCAGACCTGCCCTTTGACCGTTCGATCAATCCCTATCGCGGTTGCGAGCACGGCTGCATTTATTGCTACGCGCGGCCCAGCCATGCCTATTGGGACATGTCGCCGGGGCTGGATTTCGAAACCCGGCTGATTGCCAAGACCAACGCCGCGCAAGTGCTGGAAGAGCAATTGAGCAAGAAAGGCTATGAATGCGCGCCGATCAATCTGGGCTCCAACACCGATCCGTATCAGCCGATCGAACGCGAATACAAAATTACCCGGCGGACCCTCGAAGTGCTGCTGCGCTATCGGCATCCAGTGACCATCGTCACCAAAGGTTCGCTGATTCTGCGCGATCTGGACCTGCTGACCGAACTGGCGCAACAACGGCTGGTGAAAGTGATGATCAGCCTGACCACCCTGGATGACGAACTCAAACGCATTCTTGAACCCCGTGCCGCCGCGCCGAAGGCACGTTTGCGCGCGATCCGGGTGATGCGCGAGGCCGGGATTCCGGTCGGCGTGCTGTGTTCGCCAATGATTCCGATGATCAATGACAGCGAAATCGAAAGCCTGCTCAGCGAAGCCCACGCTGCCGGCGCGCAAAGCGCGGCGTACATGATGCTGCGCCTGCCGCTGGAAGTGGCGCCACTGTTCGAGGAATGGCTGGCCGCACATTATCCGCAACGCGCCGATCACGTCCTCAGCCTGATCCGTCAGAGCCGAGGCGGCGAGCTCTACGACAGCCGTTTCGGTGCGCGCATGCGTGGCGAAGGCATTTTTGCCGAGCTGCTCGCGCAGCGTTTTGCCAAGGCCATCAAACGCCTTGGTTTGAATCATCGCGAAGGTTACGACCTCGATTGCACAGCCTTCTGTCCGCCGGGTCGCCAGATGTCGCTGATTTAG
- a CDS encoding carbonic anhydrase, whose protein sequence is MSDKDKQSLAASAQSPEAESADAALRQIVDGFLRFHHEVFPQQEELFKKLATAQAPKAMFITCADSRIVPELITQSSPGDLFVTRNVGNVVPPYGQMNGGVSTAIEYAVLALGVQHIIICGHSDCGAMRAVLNPDSLEKMPTVKAWLRHAEVAKTMVHDNCHCTDEKESMPILTEENVIAQLQHLRTHPSVASRMANGHLFIHGWVYNIETSEIKAYDADQGRFLPLDGNHPIPVATPKARF, encoded by the coding sequence ATGAGTGACAAGGATAAACAGTCGTTGGCTGCCTCGGCGCAAAGCCCTGAAGCGGAATCCGCCGATGCAGCACTGCGACAGATCGTTGATGGCTTTCTACGCTTTCATCATGAAGTTTTTCCCCAGCAGGAAGAACTGTTCAAGAAACTCGCTACGGCCCAGGCGCCCAAAGCGATGTTCATCACCTGCGCTGACTCGCGCATCGTTCCCGAGCTGATCACCCAGAGTTCGCCCGGCGATCTGTTCGTGACCCGTAACGTCGGCAACGTCGTGCCACCCTACGGGCAGATGAACGGCGGCGTTTCCACCGCGATCGAATATGCGGTGCTGGCGCTTGGCGTGCAGCACATCATCATCTGCGGCCACTCCGATTGCGGCGCCATGCGTGCGGTACTGAACCCGGACAGTCTGGAAAAAATGCCGACGGTCAAAGCCTGGCTGCGCCACGCTGAAGTGGCGAAAACCATGGTGCACGACAACTGCCACTGCACCGACGAAAAAGAAAGCATGCCGATCCTCACCGAGGAAAACGTCATCGCCCAGCTGCAGCACTTGCGTACCCATCCTTCGGTAGCCTCGCGCATGGCGAACGGTCATCTGTTCATCCATGGCTGGGTCTACAACATCGAAACCAGCGAAATCAAAGCTTACGACGCAGATCAGGGTCGTTTCCTGCCGCTTGATGGCAACCATCCGATACCGGTCGCGACGCCCAAAGCGCGCTTCTAA
- a CDS encoding SulP family inorganic anion transporter — protein MRAAQLKAVLPRELLASVVVFLVALPLCMGIAIASGLPPAKGLITGIIGGLVVGWLAGSPLQVSGPAAGLAVLVFELVRQHGIEMLGPILLLAGFLQLVAGRLKLGCWFRVTAPAVVYGMLAGIGVLIVLSQVHVMLDAKPQPSGLDNLTAFPAAVAQALPSFGWQAGLLGLATIAVMWLWEKFRPHSLRFVPGALLGVGLATAASLLLALQVKRVEVPANLAEAIDWLKPADLMSLADPTLLIAAFAVAFIASAETLLSAAAVDRMHSGVRSDFDRELSAQGVGNMLCGLVGALPMTGVIVRSSANVQAGATTRYSTIFHGLWLLAFVLLLSSVLQSIPVASLAGVLVYTGFKLVDLKAFRRLGRYGRMPMFTYAATALAIIFTDLLTGVLIGFGLTLLKLAFKASRLKISLIDLPQDGEMELRLIGAATFLKVPALTQVLNTIPHGTTVHVPLNNLSYIDHSCLELLEEWGRANAAKGSKLLIESRGLKRRLEGRVRTNTGIGAAG, from the coding sequence ATGCGTGCGGCTCAATTGAAAGCGGTGTTGCCCCGGGAGCTGCTCGCTTCCGTGGTTGTGTTTCTGGTCGCCCTGCCGCTGTGCATGGGTATTGCGATTGCCTCAGGGTTACCGCCGGCCAAAGGTCTGATCACCGGAATCATCGGTGGCCTGGTAGTCGGTTGGTTGGCGGGTTCGCCGTTGCAGGTCAGCGGGCCGGCGGCGGGGCTGGCGGTGTTGGTGTTCGAACTGGTGCGCCAGCATGGTATCGAGATGCTCGGGCCGATTCTGTTGCTGGCCGGTTTTCTGCAACTGGTCGCCGGGCGCCTGAAGCTCGGTTGCTGGTTTCGCGTCACGGCGCCAGCGGTGGTCTACGGCATGCTGGCGGGAATTGGCGTGCTGATTGTGCTGTCGCAGGTGCACGTGATGCTCGATGCCAAGCCGCAACCGTCAGGGCTGGATAACCTCACGGCATTCCCGGCGGCGGTGGCGCAGGCCTTGCCGTCGTTTGGCTGGCAGGCGGGTCTGCTCGGGCTGGCGACGATTGCGGTGATGTGGCTATGGGAAAAATTCCGCCCGCATTCGCTGCGTTTCGTTCCCGGTGCGCTGCTGGGTGTAGGTCTGGCGACGGCCGCGAGTCTGCTGCTGGCCTTGCAGGTCAAGCGTGTGGAAGTGCCGGCGAATCTGGCCGAAGCCATCGACTGGCTCAAGCCTGCCGACTTGATGAGTCTTGCCGACCCGACGCTGTTGATTGCCGCGTTCGCCGTGGCGTTTATTGCCAGCGCCGAAACCCTGTTGTCCGCCGCCGCGGTGGATCGCATGCACAGCGGCGTGCGCTCGGATTTCGACCGCGAATTGTCGGCGCAAGGTGTCGGCAACATGCTCTGCGGACTGGTCGGTGCATTGCCGATGACCGGTGTGATCGTGCGCAGTTCGGCCAACGTGCAGGCCGGTGCGACCACGCGCTACTCGACCATCTTTCATGGCCTGTGGCTGCTGGCGTTCGTGCTGTTGCTGTCGAGTGTGCTGCAGAGCATCCCGGTAGCCAGTCTGGCCGGCGTGCTGGTGTACACCGGGTTCAAACTGGTCGACCTCAAGGCATTTCGCCGCTTGGGTCGCTACGGAAGGATGCCGATGTTCACCTACGCCGCGACGGCGCTGGCGATCATCTTTACCGACTTGTTGACCGGCGTGCTGATCGGTTTCGGCCTGACGTTGCTGAAACTGGCGTTCAAGGCCTCGCGCCTGAAAATCAGCCTGATCGATCTGCCACAGGACGGCGAGATGGAGTTGCGCCTGATCGGCGCGGCGACGTTCCTCAAAGTGCCGGCGCTGACCCAGGTGCTGAACACCATTCCCCACGGCACGACCGTTCATGTGCCGCTGAATAACCTGAGTTATATCGACCACTCGTGTCTGGAACTGCTCGAGGAATGGGGCCGGGCGAATGCGGCAAAAGGGTCGAAGCTGTTGATCGAGTCGCGAGGATTGAAGCGTAGGCTTGAAGGCAGGGTTCGGACCAATACCGGGATTGGTGCAGCCGGTTAA
- a CDS encoding GMC family oxidoreductase translates to MATVMKKVDAVIVGFGWTGAIMAKELTEAGLNVLALERGPMQDTYPDGNYPQVIDELTYSVRKKLFQDISKETVTIRHSVNDIALPNRQLGAFLPGNGVGGAGLHWSGVHFRVDPIELRMRSHYEERYGKGFIPKDMTIQDFGVSYEELEPFFDFAEKVFGTSGQAWTVKGQLVGQGKGGNPYAPDRSNPFPLEAQKNTVSAQLFGKAATEVGCKPYNLPSANTSGPYTNPYGAQMGPCNFCGFCSGYVCYMYSKASPNVNILPALKPLPNFELRPNSHVLRVNLDSSKSKATGVTYIDGQGREIEQPADLVILGAFQLHNVRLMLLSGIGKPYDPISGEGVVGRNFAYQNMATIKAFFDKDTHTNNFIGAGGNGVALDDFNADNFDHGPHGFVGGSPMWVNQAGSRPIAGTSNPPGTPAWGSAWKRATADYYTHQVSMDAHGAHQSYRGNYLDLDPVYRDAYGLPLLRMTFDWQENDIKMNRFMVEKMGKVAQAMGPKAIAVIGKQVGDHFNTASYQTTHLNGGAIMGTDPKTSALNRYLQSWDVHNVFVPGASAFPQGLGYNPTGLVAALTYWSAKAIREQYLKNPGPLVQA, encoded by the coding sequence ATGGCAACGGTAATGAAAAAGGTCGACGCGGTGATCGTCGGTTTCGGCTGGACCGGCGCGATCATGGCCAAGGAACTGACCGAAGCGGGTCTCAACGTGCTGGCGCTGGAGCGCGGGCCGATGCAGGACACCTACCCCGACGGCAACTATCCGCAGGTGATCGACGAACTCACCTACAGCGTGCGCAAGAAACTCTTTCAGGACATCTCCAAAGAGACCGTGACCATTCGGCATAGCGTCAACGACATCGCCCTGCCGAACCGCCAGTTGGGCGCATTCCTGCCGGGCAATGGCGTCGGCGGCGCCGGTTTGCACTGGTCGGGCGTGCACTTTCGCGTCGATCCGATCGAGTTGCGCATGCGCAGCCATTACGAAGAGCGCTATGGCAAAGGCTTCATTCCCAAGGACATGACCATTCAGGACTTCGGCGTCAGCTATGAAGAGCTGGAGCCGTTCTTCGATTTCGCTGAAAAAGTCTTCGGCACCTCCGGCCAGGCCTGGACCGTCAAAGGCCAGCTGGTCGGTCAGGGCAAGGGCGGCAACCCTTACGCCCCGGACCGCTCCAACCCGTTCCCGCTCGAAGCGCAGAAAAATACGGTTTCGGCGCAGCTGTTCGGCAAAGCCGCGACGGAGGTCGGTTGTAAACCCTACAACCTGCCTTCGGCCAACACCTCGGGGCCGTACACCAATCCCTACGGTGCGCAGATGGGCCCGTGCAACTTCTGCGGTTTCTGCAGCGGTTATGTCTGCTACATGTATTCCAAGGCCTCGCCGAACGTGAACATTCTGCCGGCGCTCAAGCCATTGCCGAATTTCGAACTGCGGCCCAACTCCCATGTGCTGCGGGTCAACCTCGACAGCAGCAAGAGCAAAGCCACCGGCGTGACCTACATCGACGGCCAGGGTCGTGAGATCGAGCAACCGGCGGATCTGGTGATCCTCGGCGCGTTCCAGTTGCACAACGTGCGTCTGATGCTGCTCTCGGGCATTGGCAAACCGTACGATCCGATCAGCGGCGAAGGCGTGGTCGGGCGCAACTTCGCCTACCAGAACATGGCGACCATCAAGGCGTTCTTCGATAAGGATACTCACACCAACAACTTCATCGGCGCCGGCGGCAACGGCGTGGCGCTGGATGACTTCAACGCCGACAACTTCGACCACGGCCCGCACGGCTTCGTCGGCGGCTCGCCGATGTGGGTCAACCAGGCCGGCAGCCGTCCGATTGCCGGCACCTCGAACCCGCCCGGCACACCGGCGTGGGGCAGTGCGTGGAAACGCGCGACCGCCGATTACTACACCCATCAGGTATCGATGGACGCACACGGTGCGCATCAGTCCTACCGCGGCAACTACCTCGATCTCGATCCGGTGTATCGCGATGCCTACGGCCTGCCGCTGCTGCGGATGACCTTCGACTGGCAGGAAAACGACATCAAGATGAACCGCTTCATGGTCGAAAAAATGGGCAAGGTCGCGCAAGCCATGGGGCCCAAGGCGATTGCAGTGATCGGCAAACAGGTCGGCGACCACTTCAACACCGCGTCTTATCAGACCACCCACCTCAACGGTGGCGCGATCATGGGCACCGATCCGAAGACCAGCGCGTTGAACCGCTACTTGCAGAGCTGGGACGTGCACAACGTCTTCGTTCCCGGCGCCTCGGCGTTCCCGCAAGGCCTGGGCTACAACCCGACCGGACTGGTCGCAGCACTGACCTACTGGTCGGCAAAAGCGATCCGCGAGCAGTACCTGAAAAACCCCGGCCCGCTGGTTCAGGCATAA
- the coxB gene encoding cytochrome c oxidase subunit II, which produces MMRHPHVWMGLLLWSIFSQANAAWTVNMAPGATEISHAVFDLHMTIFWICVVIGIIVFGAMFWSMMVHRRSTGQVAAKFHESTGVEIMWTIVPLLILVAMAVPATATLIKMYDTSEPDIDIQVTGYQWKWHYKYLGQDVEFFSNLATPAEQIHNKEAKGEHYLLEVDKPLVLPIGAKVRFLVTSADVIHSWWVPAFAVKRDAIPGFVNEAWTRIDKPGLYRGQCAELCGKDHGFMPIVVEVKEQADYEKWLAERKAEAAQLKELTSKEWTLDELKERGDKVYHTTCVACHQAEGQGLPPMFPALKGSKIATGPIKDHLGIVFHGKPGTAMAAFGKQLSEVDIAAVVTYERNAWGNNKGDMVTPKEVLELKQAESQ; this is translated from the coding sequence ATGATGCGACATCCACATGTCTGGATGGGCCTCCTGTTGTGGTCGATATTCAGCCAGGCCAATGCGGCCTGGACGGTGAATATGGCGCCTGGAGCGACTGAAATCAGTCACGCAGTATTCGACCTGCACATGACCATTTTCTGGATCTGTGTGGTGATCGGGATCATCGTCTTCGGCGCCATGTTCTGGTCGATGATGGTGCACCGCCGCTCCACCGGACAGGTCGCCGCAAAATTCCACGAAAGCACCGGCGTCGAAATCATGTGGACCATTGTGCCGCTGCTGATTCTGGTGGCCATGGCCGTCCCCGCCACCGCAACACTGATCAAGATGTACGACACCAGTGAGCCGGATATCGATATCCAGGTCACCGGTTATCAGTGGAAGTGGCACTACAAATATCTGGGTCAGGACGTCGAGTTCTTCAGCAACCTGGCCACCCCCGCCGAGCAGATCCACAACAAGGAAGCCAAAGGCGAGCACTACTTGCTCGAGGTCGACAAGCCATTGGTGCTGCCGATCGGCGCCAAGGTGCGCTTCCTCGTCACCTCCGCCGACGTTATTCACTCATGGTGGGTGCCGGCGTTCGCGGTCAAGCGCGATGCGATCCCCGGTTTCGTCAACGAAGCCTGGACCCGTATCGACAAGCCCGGCCTGTACCGTGGCCAGTGCGCCGAGTTGTGCGGCAAGGACCATGGCTTCATGCCGATCGTGGTCGAGGTCAAGGAGCAGGCCGACTACGAAAAATGGCTCGCCGAGCGCAAGGCCGAAGCGGCGCAGCTCAAAGAACTGACCAGCAAGGAATGGACCCTCGACGAGCTCAAGGAGCGCGGCGACAAGGTCTACCACACCACTTGCGTGGCTTGTCACCAGGCCGAAGGCCAGGGCCTGCCGCCGATGTTCCCGGCGCTCAAGGGCTCGAAAATCGCCACCGGACCGATCAAGGATCACCTGGGCATTGTCTTCCACGGCAAACCCGGTACCGCCATGGCGGCGTTCGGCAAGCAACTGTCGGAAGTCGATATCGCTGCGGTCGTGACCTATGAACGTAACGCCTGGGGCAACAACAAGGGCGACATGGTCACGCCCAAGGAAGTGCTGGAGCTGAAACAGGCGGAAAGCCAATGA
- a CDS encoding dual specificity protein phosphatase family protein — MSRVRVFPVLCSVLVALLHLTSAQAESLSIARPAEWAQPVEVQYNLFQMSPTLYRSALPDGGALPLLKNLKIITVINFLPDDDRSWLADPAIEQVRLPYRTNHVDDSDVLKALRAIQAAEANGPVLMHCKHGSDRTGLMAAMYRVVVQGWSKEDALSEMTQGGFGDSTHFKDGIRYMMQADVDKLRTALANGDCSTSAFATCSMKSWFKSAHVE, encoded by the coding sequence ATGTCTCGAGTGCGTGTTTTTCCTGTTCTTTGCTCGGTGCTTGTCGCCCTGTTGCATCTGACGTCCGCGCAGGCGGAGTCGCTGTCGATAGCCCGTCCGGCTGAATGGGCGCAGCCGGTGGAGGTGCAATACAACCTGTTCCAGATGTCGCCGACCTTGTATCGCAGCGCTTTGCCCGACGGTGGTGCGCTGCCGCTTCTGAAAAATCTGAAGATCATCACGGTGATCAATTTTCTCCCGGATGATGACCGCAGCTGGCTAGCGGATCCTGCCATTGAGCAGGTGCGATTGCCCTACCGCACCAATCATGTCGACGACAGTGACGTGCTCAAGGCTTTGCGTGCGATCCAGGCGGCCGAGGCTAATGGCCCGGTGCTGATGCATTGCAAGCACGGTTCTGACCGCACCGGGCTGATGGCGGCCATGTATCGGGTCGTGGTGCAGGGGTGGAGCAAAGAGGACGCACTGAGCGAAATGACTCAGGGTGGTTTCGGCGACAGCACCCACTTCAAGGACGGCATTCGCTACATGATGCAGGCGGATGTAGACAAGTTGCGCACTGCGCTGGCCAACGGTGATTGCAGCACCAGTGCCTTCGCCACCTGCTCTATGAAAAGCTGGTTCAAATCGGCCCACGTCGAGTAG
- a CDS encoding c-type cytochrome, with protein sequence MKNLVIATLALLGSASLHAAEVDQNLIKQGAYLARAGDCVACHTAKNGKPFAGGLPMETPIGTIYSTNITPDKSGIGDYSFEDFDQAVRHGVAKNGSTLYPAMPYPSYARVNQADIQALYAYFMHGVAPVAQENKASDIPWPLSMRWPLMGWRWLFAPKVEDFTATGEDAVINRGAYLVEGLGHCGACHTPRALTMQEKSLSASDGKTFLAGSAPLEGWIAKSLRGDHKDGLGSWSEEQLVQFLRTGRSDRSAVFGGMSDVVTHSMQYMTDADLTAIARYLKSLPASDPSDQPHQYDEKAAKALWNGDDSQRGASVYIDNCAACHRTDGHGYTRVFPALAGNPVLQTDDPTSLIHIVLKGGTLPATHTAPSTFTMPGFAWRLSDQEVADVVSFIRGSWGNKGTPVSAKDVANLRSNDMETMSPNDLGQVTEHR encoded by the coding sequence ATGAAAAATCTCGTTATCGCCACCCTGGCGCTGCTCGGCAGTGCCTCCCTGCACGCAGCGGAAGTTGATCAGAATCTGATCAAACAAGGCGCATACCTCGCCCGCGCCGGTGACTGCGTGGCTTGCCACACCGCGAAAAACGGCAAGCCGTTCGCCGGCGGCCTGCCGATGGAAACCCCGATCGGCACGATCTACTCGACCAACATCACCCCGGACAAATCCGGTATCGGTGATTACAGCTTCGAGGACTTTGACCAGGCCGTGCGTCATGGCGTGGCCAAAAACGGCAGCACGTTGTACCCGGCGATGCCGTATCCATCCTACGCCCGGGTCAACCAGGCCGACATACAAGCGCTGTACGCGTATTTCATGCATGGCGTGGCTCCGGTCGCGCAGGAGAACAAGGCCAGCGACATCCCGTGGCCGCTGAGCATGCGCTGGCCGCTGATGGGCTGGCGCTGGCTGTTTGCGCCCAAGGTCGAGGACTTCACGGCTACGGGTGAGGATGCGGTGATCAACCGCGGTGCGTATCTGGTCGAAGGCCTCGGGCATTGCGGCGCCTGCCACACGCCGCGCGCCCTGACCATGCAGGAAAAATCCCTCAGCGCATCGGATGGCAAAACCTTCCTTGCCGGCAGTGCACCGCTGGAAGGCTGGATTGCCAAGAGCCTGCGCGGCGACCACAAGGACGGCCTCGGCAGCTGGAGCGAGGAGCAACTGGTGCAATTCCTCCGTACCGGGCGCAGTGATCGCAGCGCGGTGTTCGGCGGCATGAGCGACGTGGTCACCCACAGCATGCAGTACATGACCGACGCCGACCTGACCGCCATCGCCCGTTATCTGAAGTCTTTGCCGGCCAGCGACCCTTCGGATCAGCCACATCAGTACGATGAAAAAGCCGCCAAAGCGCTGTGGAACGGTGACGACAGTCAGCGTGGCGCTTCGGTGTACATCGACAACTGCGCGGCGTGCCACCGCACCGACGGGCACGGCTACACCCGCGTGTTCCCGGCGCTGGCGGGCAATCCGGTGTTGCAGACGGACGATCCGACTTCGTTGATCCACATCGTCCTCAAGGGCGGCACGCTGCCGGCCACGCACACTGCGCCATCGACCTTCACCATGCCCGGCTTCGCCTGGCGCCTGTCGGATCAGGAAGTCGCGGATGTGGTGAGTTTCATTCGTGGCAGTTGGGGCAACAAGGGCACACCGGTGAGCGCCAAAGACGTCGCCAACCTGCGCAGCAATGACATGGAAACCATGTCGCCGAATGATCTTGGTCAAGTGACCGAGCATAGATAA
- a CDS encoding gluconate 2-dehydrogenase subunit 3 family protein codes for MSDENRDNPRREFLRKSLTLIPVVTLAGSGLGSSVLNAAPETAPAKPATQPVRAKAGEYQPSYFTAEEWAFINAAVAQLIPNDSQGPGALEAGVPEYIDRQMNTPYAAGALWYMQGPFNADAAPEMGWQSKLVPKDIYRLGIAATDQWAKALNGKTFAEQDSATRDDLLKQLEAGKPQFDAVPAKIFFNLLLQNTKEGFFCDPIHGGNKGMVGWTMIGFPGARADFMDWVERNEQYPFPAVSIRGERA; via the coding sequence ATGTCTGATGAAAATCGAGACAACCCGCGGCGTGAGTTTTTGCGCAAATCCCTGACCCTGATCCCAGTCGTCACCCTGGCCGGCAGCGGTCTGGGCAGCAGCGTGCTGAACGCCGCGCCTGAAACCGCGCCCGCCAAACCTGCCACCCAGCCAGTTCGTGCCAAGGCCGGCGAGTACCAGCCCAGCTATTTCACCGCTGAGGAATGGGCGTTCATCAATGCCGCCGTCGCGCAATTGATCCCCAACGATTCCCAAGGCCCGGGCGCGCTCGAAGCCGGCGTGCCGGAATACATCGATCGTCAGATGAACACGCCGTACGCCGCCGGTGCCCTGTGGTACATGCAAGGCCCGTTCAATGCCGACGCCGCGCCGGAGATGGGTTGGCAGAGCAAACTGGTGCCCAAGGACATCTATCGTCTGGGCATCGCCGCCACTGATCAGTGGGCAAAAGCCCTCAACGGTAAAACATTTGCCGAGCAAGACAGCGCTACCCGAGACGATTTGCTCAAGCAGCTTGAAGCCGGCAAACCACAGTTCGACGCGGTTCCGGCGAAGATTTTCTTCAATCTGCTGCTGCAAAACACCAAGGAAGGCTTCTTCTGCGACCCGATTCACGGTGGCAATAAAGGCATGGTCGGCTGGACCATGATCGGTTTCCCCGGCGCCCGCGCCGATTTCATGGATTGGGTGGAACGCAACGAGCAATACCCCTTCCCGGCAGTGTCGATTCGCGGCGAGAGGGCGTAA